A genomic window from Acetobacter sp. includes:
- a CDS encoding DsrE family protein, whose protein sequence is MTRADTITDTSGRVFEKDFAFLLCDNDFNRLHVAFMLAASALAMNRSVIIFATGPAVLTLCRETEALWEKEERQLAMQGVATLGTLRDALLSMDARLLVCETGLRRTGKGAGDLIEKVEVVGMPTFLDLSAGYKLVTF, encoded by the coding sequence ATGACGAGAGCAGACACGATAACAGACACGTCCGGGCGCGTATTCGAGAAAGATTTCGCGTTTCTCCTTTGTGACAACGATTTCAACCGGTTGCATGTGGCGTTCATGCTGGCGGCTTCGGCGCTGGCCATGAATCGGTCCGTGATCATCTTCGCAACCGGACCCGCTGTCCTGACGCTCTGTCGGGAGACGGAGGCGTTGTGGGAAAAGGAAGAGCGTCAGCTTGCCATGCAGGGTGTCGCGACCCTTGGCACGTTACGTGATGCGCTTCTCTCCATGGACGCAAGGCTGCTCGTGTGTGAGACCGGACTCCGGCGTACGGGAAAGGGAGCGGGCGATCTGATCGAGAAAGTCGAAGTGGTTGGAATGCCTACTTTTCTTGATCTTTCCGCCGGGTATAAACTGGTCACGTTCTAG
- a CDS encoding SH3 domain-containing protein, whose protein sequence is MKTSIPLRVAATLVTVAATLSATAVAYAATADQPAHHHKSHAATAHKAAKKATHTEAHSDKAQKGHHAAEVKAHGTATAAHHRKHEAAAATREEAPHKGKTTHKAHPAKHVPHGAAPAGAVRPVPAPAALPAETNPTAPPSPDDASAGSNINGQDPTKGSNTGLPLPRFAALRADDVNMRAGPGQRYPIQWVYHRRGLPVQIEREFDVWRLVEDSDGVKGWVHQATLIGSRDFAIPSLPGTTPPAAETEAKPAADAAVGGSADGQKAEAQKAGTQKAEAPAANRHTESKIISRVSTSADVAKLPGAVILHSSADNESAAVAVLTPGTVGTIKACASGSSWCKVAVQRYEGWIHRSQMWGIGPDEAYPPS, encoded by the coding sequence ATGAAAACATCCATCCCCCTGCGCGTCGCCGCAACACTTGTGACTGTGGCAGCAACCCTGTCGGCAACTGCCGTCGCGTACGCCGCCACAGCGGACCAGCCTGCGCATCACCATAAGAGCCATGCCGCGACGGCTCACAAGGCAGCCAAAAAGGCGACGCATACGGAAGCCCATTCTGACAAGGCGCAGAAGGGCCACCATGCCGCGGAGGTGAAAGCGCACGGCACGGCTACGGCAGCGCATCACAGGAAGCATGAGGCGGCTGCGGCGACCAGAGAGGAAGCGCCGCACAAGGGCAAGACGACGCATAAGGCCCATCCGGCAAAGCATGTGCCTCATGGTGCGGCGCCGGCTGGCGCAGTCCGTCCGGTTCCCGCTCCGGCTGCTCTGCCTGCGGAGACCAATCCGACAGCGCCGCCTTCGCCGGATGATGCGTCCGCCGGTTCAAACATCAATGGACAGGACCCGACGAAAGGCAGCAATACCGGTCTGCCATTGCCTCGTTTCGCGGCCCTGCGGGCGGACGATGTGAACATGCGCGCCGGTCCGGGCCAGCGTTATCCCATTCAGTGGGTCTATCATCGTCGCGGTCTGCCGGTGCAGATCGAGCGGGAGTTCGATGTCTGGCGTCTGGTGGAAGATTCTGACGGCGTAAAAGGCTGGGTCCATCAGGCCACGCTCATAGGTTCGCGTGACTTTGCGATTCCGTCTCTGCCGGGCACGACGCCTCCTGCCGCTGAAACCGAAGCCAAACCCGCAGCGGACGCCGCTGTCGGGGGCAGTGCGGATGGGCAGAAAGCAGAGGCGCAGAAAGCCGGGACACAGAAGGCAGAGGCTCCGGCGGCCAACAGGCACACTGAATCCAAGATCATCAGCCGTGTCTCCACCAGCGCTGATGTGGCGAAGCTGCCCGGCGCGGTCATCCTTCATTCTTCGGCTGACAACGAATCTGCGGCCGTGGCTGTGCTGACGCCGGGCACCGTTGGAACCATCAAGGCCTGCGCATCTGGATCGTCATGGTGCAAGGTTGCGGTGCAGCGTTATGAGGGCTGGATTCACCGTTCCCAGATGTGGGGAATCGGACCGGACGAGGCCTATCCGCCATCCTGA
- the pyk gene encoding pyruvate kinase, producing the protein MVVAQCRTKIVATLGPASSTHEVIRGLALAGADVFRFNFSHGTHDDHAARYRIVREVELEVGRPLGVLADMQGPKLRVGRFADGKVLLETGRPFRLDLSETPGDASRVGLPHPEIISVAKEGSILLLDDGKLKLVIRKVGDDFLETEVLVGGPLSNHKGVNVPDLVLPIPALTAKDRADLAFALEMGADFIALSFVQRPEDVLEARELVQGRAWLVSKLEKPQALDNLAAILDASDAVMVARGDLGVELPPEVVPLAQKRIIREARLLGKPVIVATQMLESMIAAPTPTRAEASDVATAVFDGADAVMLSAESAAGQYPCEAVTIMNRILEQVESDEGWRMIMQASRLAPEHYIADAIAHAAQQVATTLGVPAIVAYTHAGPTALRIARERPIARVLGLTPTIATARRLVLVWGVQSFVTPSDKPVRDTEAMVSLALEAALESHVAGPGNMIVITAGVPFGISGSTNTIRVAKIPEA; encoded by the coding sequence ATGGTCGTCGCTCAGTGCCGCACGAAAATCGTGGCCACACTCGGACCTGCTTCCTCAACACATGAGGTGATCAGGGGGCTGGCGCTCGCTGGCGCGGATGTTTTCCGGTTCAATTTTTCCCATGGCACGCACGACGATCATGCCGCCCGTTACCGGATCGTGCGGGAGGTCGAACTGGAAGTCGGACGGCCTCTCGGCGTTCTGGCGGACATGCAGGGTCCGAAGTTGCGGGTGGGTCGCTTTGCGGACGGGAAAGTCCTGCTGGAAACGGGTCGGCCCTTTCGGCTGGATCTCAGCGAAACGCCGGGTGACGCTTCACGGGTCGGCCTGCCGCATCCGGAAATCATTTCCGTGGCGAAGGAGGGTTCCATCCTTCTGCTGGACGACGGTAAGCTGAAGCTTGTCATCAGAAAAGTCGGCGACGATTTCCTCGAGACGGAAGTTCTGGTGGGTGGGCCGCTCAGCAACCACAAGGGGGTGAATGTCCCGGACCTTGTGCTGCCCATTCCCGCCCTGACCGCAAAGGACAGGGCCGACCTCGCCTTCGCGCTGGAGATGGGAGCGGATTTCATCGCCCTGTCCTTTGTGCAGCGCCCGGAAGACGTGCTGGAAGCGCGGGAGCTGGTGCAGGGTCGCGCCTGGCTGGTGTCCAAGCTGGAAAAACCGCAGGCGCTGGACAATCTGGCGGCCATCCTCGACGCCTCCGACGCGGTCATGGTGGCGCGGGGTGATCTCGGCGTGGAACTTCCGCCGGAGGTCGTGCCGCTGGCCCAGAAGCGGATCATCCGGGAGGCGCGTCTGCTCGGCAAGCCGGTCATTGTGGCGACGCAGATGCTTGAAAGCATGATTGCGGCCCCGACCCCCACCCGCGCCGAAGCCTCGGACGTCGCTACCGCTGTTTTTGATGGTGCTGACGCCGTTATGCTCTCCGCCGAGTCTGCGGCAGGCCAGTATCCGTGTGAAGCCGTGACGATCATGAACCGGATTCTGGAGCAGGTGGAATCAGATGAAGGCTGGCGGATGATCATGCAGGCCAGCCGCCTCGCTCCCGAGCATTACATTGCCGACGCCATTGCCCATGCCGCCCAGCAGGTCGCCACGACGCTGGGGGTTCCGGCCATTGTCGCCTACACCCATGCTGGCCCGACGGCTCTGCGCATCGCCCGTGAGCGTCCCATCGCCCGCGTCCTCGGCCTGACGCCGACCATTGCCACCGCGCGGCGGCTGGTTCTGGTCTGGGGGGTGCAGTCTTTCGTCACGCCTTCCGACAAACCGGTCCGTGATACGGAAGCGATGGTGTCGCTGGCGCTGGAAGCGGCGCTTGAAAGCCATGTCGCCGGTCCGGGAAACATGATCGTCATCACCGCTGGCGTGCCATTCGGGATCAGCGGATCGACGAACACAATCCGGGTTGCGAAAATTCCTGAAGCCTGA
- the glmM gene encoding phosphoglucosamine mutase, with the protein MSKTRQFFGTDGIRGKANTSPMTVEIAQKLGQAAGLHFRRGSHRHRVVVGKDTRLSGYMIECALVAGFLSAGMDVTLVGPMPTPAIAMLTRSLRADLGVMISASHNPFSDNGIKLFGPDGFKLSDQQESIVEGLMMTDLTSQLASPAEIGRASRLNDAAGRYIEHAKASLPKGCRLDGLKIVIDCANGAAYRVAPTAIWELGAEVIRLGCDPDGVNINEGCGSTHPQALCEAVVRHGADLGIALDGDADRMLLVDETGHLIDGDQILGLIARSWAKAGRLATSSVVATVMSNMGLERFLADGGLTLERTAVGDRYVVERMRENGANVGGEQSGHMVLSDFATTGDGLLAALQVLAVLIEDGRPASEVCRVFSPYPQLLKNIRFSGPSPLRLPEVQAARDEVMAQLGEKGRLVLRESGTEPLVRVMVEAEHESDVHRAVDAMCDAINSAHVAA; encoded by the coding sequence ATGAGCAAGACACGACAGTTTTTCGGGACCGACGGCATCCGGGGGAAGGCGAACACTTCTCCCATGACTGTGGAGATTGCTCAGAAGCTCGGTCAGGCGGCTGGTCTGCATTTTCGGCGAGGTAGCCATCGTCACCGCGTGGTGGTCGGCAAGGATACGCGCCTGTCGGGCTACATGATCGAATGCGCGCTGGTGGCGGGATTCCTGTCGGCGGGGATGGATGTCACGCTTGTCGGGCCGATGCCGACGCCCGCCATCGCCATGCTGACACGCTCCCTCCGTGCTGATCTTGGCGTGATGATTTCCGCCTCTCATAACCCTTTCAGCGATAACGGCATCAAGCTGTTCGGACCGGATGGTTTCAAGCTGTCCGATCAGCAGGAAAGCATCGTCGAAGGGCTGATGATGACGGATCTGACGTCGCAGCTTGCGTCGCCTGCCGAAATCGGTCGCGCCTCACGTCTGAATGATGCGGCTGGTCGTTATATCGAGCACGCCAAAGCGTCCCTGCCCAAGGGATGCCGTCTCGACGGGTTGAAGATCGTGATCGATTGCGCGAACGGGGCGGCGTACCGCGTTGCGCCGACCGCCATATGGGAGTTGGGGGCCGAGGTCATTCGTCTGGGCTGTGATCCTGACGGCGTGAACATCAATGAAGGGTGTGGCTCAACCCATCCGCAGGCGCTCTGCGAGGCGGTCGTTCGCCACGGAGCTGATCTCGGCATTGCGCTGGACGGTGATGCGGATCGTATGCTGCTGGTTGACGAGACCGGGCATCTGATCGACGGAGACCAGATTCTGGGTCTGATCGCCCGCTCGTGGGCAAAGGCCGGTCGACTGGCTACGTCTTCGGTGGTGGCGACGGTCATGTCCAATATGGGGCTTGAGCGTTTTCTGGCTGATGGCGGGCTTACGCTTGAACGTACAGCGGTTGGTGACCGTTATGTCGTCGAGCGGATGCGTGAAAACGGAGCCAATGTCGGTGGTGAACAGTCGGGGCATATGGTTCTGTCCGACTTTGCGACCACAGGCGATGGTCTGCTCGCCGCGCTTCAGGTTCTGGCCGTGCTGATCGAGGATGGGCGTCCGGCCAGCGAGGTCTGTCGGGTTTTCTCGCCTTATCCGCAGCTTCTGAAAAACATCCGGTTTTCCGGACCAAGTCCGTTGCGTCTGCCGGAAGTGCAGGCGGCGCGTGATGAGGTGATGGCGCAGCTCGGAGAGAAAGGCCGTCTTGTCCTGCGTGAGAGCGGGACTGAACCGCTGGTGCGTGTGATGGTGGAAGCCGAACACGAATCGGATGTGCATCGGGCGGTGGACGCGATGTGTGACGCAATCAATTCAGCCCATGTGGCGGCCTGA
- the thiD gene encoding bifunctional hydroxymethylpyrimidine kinase/phosphomethylpyrimidine kinase produces the protein MRGRVLSIAGSDSGGGAGIQADIKAITALDGFAMTAIAALTAQNTMGVVDILDVPPEFLRTQIRCVLDDLGADAFKTGMLGRAECIHVVAEEVSRYRKIPFVLDPVMVAKGGAALLVPEAISALMDALLPLCSLLTPNIPETEALLGVRIETEQDMIDAGHALRAKGAPAVLVKGGHMKGPHLADILVDGETVEIFTSQRIDTRHTHGTGCTLASAIATRLAQGRSLRDAVKEARAYLISAITHAPGYGHGAGPLDHGVTIAANWTA, from the coding sequence ATGCGCGGACGGGTTCTGAGCATAGCAGGTAGTGACTCCGGTGGAGGAGCCGGTATTCAGGCGGACATCAAGGCGATCACAGCGCTTGATGGTTTTGCGATGACGGCGATTGCCGCCCTGACTGCCCAGAACACGATGGGTGTGGTCGATATTCTTGACGTGCCGCCCGAATTTCTTCGGACCCAGATTCGGTGTGTGCTGGACGATCTCGGCGCGGATGCGTTCAAGACCGGTATGCTCGGCCGTGCCGAGTGCATTCATGTGGTCGCGGAGGAAGTCAGCCGCTACCGGAAAATACCGTTTGTGCTTGATCCCGTCATGGTTGCGAAGGGTGGCGCCGCCCTTCTGGTCCCGGAAGCCATCTCGGCCCTGATGGATGCGCTCCTGCCTCTCTGCTCGCTTCTGACACCGAATATTCCGGAAACTGAGGCGCTTCTCGGGGTGCGGATCGAGACCGAGCAGGACATGATCGACGCGGGACATGCCTTGCGCGCCAAGGGTGCGCCTGCGGTTCTGGTAAAAGGGGGGCACATGAAAGGCCCTCATCTCGCTGATATTCTGGTGGACGGTGAGACGGTCGAGATTTTCACGTCCCAGCGTATCGATACCCGGCATACGCATGGCACGGGATGCACACTGGCCAGCGCGATTGCGACGAGGCTTGCACAGGGACGTTCCCTGAGAGATGCCGTGAAGGAAGCGCGGGCCTATCTTATCAGCGCCATTACCCACGCCCCGGGCTACGGACATGGAGCCGGTCCGCTGGATCACGGCGTTACGATTGCCGCGAACTGGACTGCCTGA
- a CDS encoding response regulator transcription factor produces MRVLLVEDDLSSVGEITQIMKGAGFTVDHVQSGEEAVEMLRHYDYDLAVLELMLSDIEGYEVVRRARAARVTTPMVVLSGLTRPQAKVKAFSIGADDYMTKPFDPDELVARMQAILRRSKGFSEPTLRVGPLKLSLDSREVMVNEAPVHLTGKEYAILELLVLRKGMVLTKDAFLNHLYGGMDEPEMKIIDVFICKLRKKLQAAGAGNLITTVWGRGYMLREQFQRLDTNEVVAQHAEQQETVAA; encoded by the coding sequence ATGCGCGTTCTGCTCGTTGAAGACGATCTTTCTTCCGTCGGTGAAATCACCCAGATCATGAAAGGGGCTGGCTTTACGGTTGATCACGTCCAGTCCGGCGAAGAAGCCGTCGAGATGCTCAGACACTATGATTATGACCTCGCGGTTCTGGAACTGATGCTCTCCGATATCGAAGGATATGAGGTCGTCCGCCGGGCCCGCGCAGCACGCGTCACAACCCCGATGGTGGTCCTCTCCGGCCTGACGCGCCCGCAGGCAAAGGTGAAAGCCTTCTCCATCGGCGCAGACGACTACATGACGAAACCCTTCGATCCGGACGAACTGGTCGCACGGATGCAGGCTATCCTGCGGCGCTCCAAGGGCTTCAGCGAACCGACCCTGCGTGTGGGACCGCTCAAACTCAGCCTCGACAGCCGCGAAGTCATGGTGAACGAGGCTCCTGTTCATCTGACGGGTAAGGAATATGCCATTCTGGAACTGCTCGTCCTGCGCAAGGGGATGGTTCTGACCAAGGATGCGTTTCTGAATCATCTTTACGGCGGCATGGATGAACCGGAGATGAAGATCATTGACGTTTTCATCTGCAAGCTGCGGAAAAAGCTTCAGGCAGCAGGCGCGGGCAACCTCATCACCACCGTCTGGGGTCGGGGCTACATGCTGCGCGAACAGTTCCAGCGTCTGGACACGAATGAAGTCGTAGCGCAGCACGCCGAACAGCAGGAAACCGTCGCAGCCTGA